The segment TATTCACCTTGATTTATCCTTAGGGGATTTTACTAAGGAAAACGGCAATGAGGCGCTTCAGGCAAACATAAGAAGCCAGTTGTCGATTTGTGCGAAAGAGTATGAGACTGATATAAGCGATAACGCAGATATTTCTATAGTTTTCAGGGAACTGATAGTAGAACTTTCCCAAAAAATAAACAGCGTGGTTGTCATTATTGACGAATATGACAATCCGCTGTTAAATACTGTAAATCAAACTGAGCTAAATGTAAAATTGCGAGAAACATTAAAGGGCTTTTACGGTATTCTTAAAGGCTCTGACCAATATTTGCGTTTCACTTTTATTACGGGAATAACAAAATTTGCTCAGATAACCTTGTTTTCCGGAATGAACCAGCCAAAAGACATTTCTATGGATACCGAATATTGTGATATTTGCGGAATAACGCAGCGGGAACTGGAAGAAAATTTTGTACCGGAAATAAATGAGTACTCAAAAAAATACGGCGGCAAAGAGAATTATTTAAGAGAGTTGAGAGATTTTTACAACGGGTATTTTTTTACGGAAAAGAAATTGTCCGTGTATAACCCTTACGGAATACTCAATCATTTTGATAGCGACGCAAAGTTTACGCCGTATTGGAGTTTAAGCGGAACGCCGTCGTTTGTGTTGAAATATCTCGAAATGAAAGGGATAAACGTATTAGAAATAGAAAATGCCCGAATGGAAGCTAATATGTTTGCCGACTACAAAGACAATACTATCTCTATTTTTCCGCTTTTATACCAAGCGGGATATTTGACGATCTCGGATTACGACGAAAGAACCGGTTTTTACAGATTAAATTATCCCAACATTGAAGTCCGTAAAACATTTGCCGAGTTTTTGGCAAACAATTATTCCCAAGCGCAAAGTATTTTGGCAAAATCTATTTCCATTGAGTTTGTGGACGCTATTCTTGACGGCAATGTGGACGAATTTATGAATTTACTGAAATGGTATCTTCACACGGTTGATTATTCGTTAAGCAGTAAAATTACAGAGTCTTACGTAGAATTTGCCGTCTCCAACATAATAAATATGCTTGGTCTTGTTTGTGTAAACGAAGCGCACACTGCCAACGGAAGTATGGACAGCGTAATTTTCACGAAAGATCGCATTTACATATTTGAATTCAAGGTTGATAAACCCGTAGAAAATGCGCTGAGGCAGATAAAAAAGAAAGATTATGCCCTCTTTTACGCAAAAGACGGAAGAAAAATAGTAAAAGTGGGAGTTGTTTTCAGCAGAGAATTACGAAATATTGTCGAGTGGAAAACGGATGAGTAATCAAACAAGGGAGTTATAAGGTTATCTTGTATCTGTTCCCGAAGGAGCGCCATGAAAAAAATTTACACTTTGATTTTTATTGCAATATCTTTGGTTTTTGCACAGGACTTGAACGTTAATTCAATTATTCTTTCACAAAATTACGAAAAAATACCCGTCTCGCAGAACAGAGCGGACAGTGCGTTCTTCGCAACGCAGATTGCATTTTCTCGCTTAGTGGATTATGAGGCGTACGAAACATTTTTGGGCAGGGAAGTTTTAGCGAATATAGACGCCGCGCTCAGAATAAACCGCTTCGATACAAACGGAACACTTCAGCTTTACAGAAGAGCGATTTTGGAGGGAATGGCAGGAAGCATTCACCTCAAACGAAATTCGTTTGTGCGCGGTATCTCGCGAACTAATGAGTCGCAAAGATTGTGGGCGCAGCTTTTGGGCAGTGAATTTGACAATGAGGCGAATTTTGCGCTTGCTCTCGACGAATATTATAGAATTACTCTTTTTAGCCGCTCGCCGAGAAGAGACCGGTTGAATGCTGTGCTTGAAAGAATGCGGACTGCGATTTTACCCGATAACAAAACCTCGTTATACCTATCACTTTCCTACATCTGGGTATTGCAAGAACAACGCCTTTGGGATGAAGCGCAAAAAACATACGAACGCTTCTTCGCAAAATTTCCCAACAACACTATGATGCTTCGCGCCGCCCAAACA is part of the Chitinivibrionia bacterium genome and harbors:
- a CDS encoding ATP-binding protein, with product MKKRKLPIGGIQTFSILRKEYDMYVDKTQHIYNIASRYKTVFLSRPRRFGKSLLCSTIKSVFSGEKELFNGLAISKTDWAWKEHPIIHLDLSLGDFTKENGNEALQANIRSQLSICAKEYETDISDNADISIVFRELIVELSQKINSVVVIIDEYDNPLLNTVNQTELNVKLRETLKGFYGILKGSDQYLRFTFITGITKFAQITLFSGMNQPKDISMDTEYCDICGITQRELEENFVPEINEYSKKYGGKENYLRELRDFYNGYFFTEKKLSVYNPYGILNHFDSDAKFTPYWSLSGTPSFVLKYLEMKGINVLEIENARMEANMFADYKDNTISIFPLLYQAGYLTISDYDERTGFYRLNYPNIEVRKTFAEFLANNYSQAQSILAKSISIEFVDAILDGNVDEFMNLLKWYLHTVDYSLSSKITESYVEFAVSNIINMLGLVCVNEAHTANGSMDSVIFTKDRIYIFEFKVDKPVENALRQIKKKDYALFYAKDGRKIVKVGVVFSRELRNIVEWKTDE